The following DNA comes from Magnolia sinica isolate HGM2019 chromosome 18, MsV1, whole genome shotgun sequence.
CATGTTGGgtctacttgatgaatggtcacAATCATGAAGAGTGGGCCGTATACATTCAAGCAGGGATAGAGTTTAGAAATCCAAGTAGGACAAAAATTAGTTAAAAGTCTGTTGGGCCACCCAACTCATTGTTCTCGGTGATTGTCTGTATGTCCCTCCattccaatggtctagattgtctAATTACCAACCTCAATGTTGTTACATCTGCCTAATGAACTTTTTTATGAAACACGTGTTGTGCACGTGAGGTGGGTACCGTAGGGAtggaagggagcggattaggtgttaccccagGAACACGTTAGTGGGAGTAGCCCTGATCGTGGACCTACTTTGATGTTCGATGTATGTGTCgtatattcataccgtccatcagaTTTTTCAGCTAATGTCAAGGCATCGCCGCaagaataaagtagatccaattctcaagtggtccacacagtagggattgaatatccaccgttaaaaacttctctaggccaaaaatgttttggatcaagatgatatttgtgttttccatttatccaGGTATGTGGGCGTTCAATggccactgtttctgtggtgtggtccacttaagattcagATCTACTCCATTTTACAGATCATGAGCTAAAATGTTAgtgaaaaattgatgaacggagtggatatgcaacacatgcatcaatctGGGTCCCCGGTATGACTCGGACGGAGGTGTAAATTTGTAAGATGACGGCGAAGAATTGAAGATGGAAGCAGTCCAAGCAAAAACGCGTAATGATGTGAGTAAGTCTTCATGCGTCAACTTGAACCGCCGGTCGTGTGGGGGAGTCTCCCTGGGCCAACTTCAACGGCCAGGTCTACGAAATTTGGACATTAAAGGTAGCGTCCGTTCGGGCTATGTACCGGAGGAAGGGGCACAACGCAGTGTGAAAGGTCTCTGGTGAACACCGTATAGCCATTATCCTTCGATTtgtaggagggagagagagagagagagagagagagagagagagaaatggactTCTGTACTTTGCCGTTATGGATTTTCTCTATTTGGGCATGTAtccatcttctcctcctcctAGCAAGAAAGAAATCTGGCACAGCCAAACTCCCACCAGGTCCCTTTCCTCTTCCAATCGTTGGAAACCTCTTCCAACTTGGTAACAAACCCAACGAGTCACTCTCTCGACTCGCCAGGTCGTATGGCCCCCTAATGACTCTAAGGCTAGGCAGCATAACAACAGTGGTTGTTTCCTCTGCAACGATGGCCAAAGAGGTCCTCCAAAAGCATGACCATACCTTTGCAGGCCGAAGCGTTGTCGACGCTGCTCGGGTGCTACACCACAATGAGTCATCCATGGTATGGTTACCGGCGGAGCAGCAGTGGCGGAAGCTCCGAACCATATGCAACACTCACATATTCGCCACCCAAAGACTCGATGCGGACCAGGGCCTACGACGCCACAAGGTGAATGAAATCATGGCCCATGTCGCTGAACAGTGCATAAAGGGAGAGGCGGTGGATATCGGGCAGGCTGCCTTGGTGACCAACCTGAATTTGATATCGAACATCGTATTCTCGGTTGATTTGGTTGATCCCAACTCCAGTTCAGCACAAGAATTAAAGAAACTGGTGTCTGAAGCTATGGAAGAAGCGGGAAGGCCGAATGTCGCGGACTACTTCCCATGGCTCAGGGCCATGGATCCACAAGGGATAAGGCGTCGATCAACAGTCCATTTGGAAAGATTGCATGCAATctttgatggattgattgagcAGCGTCTACTAGTGTCCAGGTCTTCTTCTAACTCTCAAAGAAGAGCTGATTTCTTGGATGTGCTTCTCGACCCCAGCCATGACAACAGCTTCCAACTTAGCCGCCGCGACATCCATGCGTTGCTTGTGGTACTATTCACCAGCTTTCCCTGTTTACATTGTtgccacttgtgtaggacgtTGGACCCATAAAACAGTAGGACCCACCGTACGTGAAGATCAACCTCAtggaaaatcaggctgatccactcactGGCTGGGCCACACCTTTATGATGTGTTGAGTTGGACTGTCAGCtgcccggacgcggattgcgtcctagccCCGcccatgggtcttatccacaccgtccatccattttttttcttatcattctagggtttaagcccaaaaatgaggcagataggaggctccagtgaaccacaccacaggaatcagtggtgataaatatcaccgttgaaacttttctggggcccaccgtgatatttatttgccatccaacctattcaaaaagttacatagacatggatgaagagaaaacacaaatatcagctccatccaaaacttctgttgccctaaagaagttttcaacggtaagagtttaatccccattgtgtagtctactgtagccttggatctgcctcatttttcggcttataccctaaaatgatactaaagaatggatggacggtgtggattagacacatacatcaccgtggccactcaaagctcctgcccgttccctgCTGGAgaggggcgggggtaggacgcaatccgcgtcccagctGGCCACCGATTCCATTGGTCCGAACCAAAAGATGAGCGgtcctgatttttgtgccaggttaTCTTGGAAACTGGATTGCGTACTGGATAGCTCAGACACtttatcctactgagtaaactctgttgggcccaccctgAATGTACGTGgcttatccaggccgtccatctatttttccagctcattttaggagttgagcctaaaattgaagtatatcaaaagctcaagtgaaccccacggCAGGGATAATGATATCTATTGATGCGGAAATCTGGttgaccccacagtgatgtttatttgtacctgttcatgaggtcacgtagACATGCTGAATGTAAAACACTGATATAAGCTTTATCCAAACCTTTGTGGCCTTCGAGAAGATTTCAAGgataggtgttcaattcac
Coding sequences within:
- the LOC131233412 gene encoding geraniol 8-hydroxylase-like; translated protein: MDFCTLPLWIFSIWACIHLLLLLARKKSGTAKLPPGPFPLPIVGNLFQLGNKPNESLSRLARSYGPLMTLRLGSITTVVVSSATMAKEVLQKHDHTFAGRSVVDAARVLHHNESSMVWLPAEQQWRKLRTICNTHIFATQRLDADQGLRRHKVNEIMAHVAEQCIKGEAVDIGQAALVTNLNLISNIVFSVDLVDPNSSSAQELKKLVSEAMEEAGRPNVADYFPWLRAMDPQGIRRRSTVHLERLHAIFDGLIEQRLLVSRSSSNSQRRADFLDVLLDPSHDNSFQLSRRDIHALLVDIFIASSDSTSSIVEWAMAELLRNPNTMARARSELIQTIGRGRRAEESDISRLPYLQAVVKETLRLHPTAPLLIPRKAESDVEICGFTIPRNTQVLVNAWAISRDPHVWVDPTSFSPERFLDSHVDFKGRNFELIPFGTGRRICPGMPLADRMIHLTLASLLHSFDWRLPDGMAPHDLDMSDKFGLTLQKVVPLRAIPVQG